Proteins encoded by one window of Acidobacteriota bacterium:
- a CDS encoding RNA polymerase sigma factor, with amino-acid sequence MKPNPEEDKRTAEAELLAIRCQLGEAQAFDQLVERWHGPLWRFVVRMMQDPAAAEELMQDIWLRILRGLPGLRNPAKLVSWMFSIARRAVMDRLRRRYAEADWVSLEDEPVDPVSDSATGQELALTQLESLEQLHDAVAELALAERETVTLFYLHELSLQEVAEVLEIPVGTVKSRLHRARTRLRRALLSEGDR; translated from the coding sequence ATGAAACCGAATCCCGAAGAAGACAAACGAACCGCCGAGGCGGAGCTGCTGGCGATCCGCTGCCAGCTGGGAGAGGCCCAGGCCTTTGATCAGCTGGTGGAGCGCTGGCATGGACCGCTGTGGCGGTTCGTCGTCCGCATGATGCAGGACCCGGCGGCGGCGGAAGAGCTGATGCAGGACATCTGGCTCCGTATCCTCCGCGGCCTGCCCGGTCTTCGGAATCCGGCCAAGCTCGTGTCCTGGATGTTCTCCATCGCCCGCCGAGCGGTGATGGATCGGCTGCGTCGCCGATATGCCGAGGCGGATTGGGTCTCCCTCGAAGACGAGCCGGTGGATCCGGTCTCGGATTCGGCTACCGGCCAGGAGCTAGCCCTCACGCAGCTGGAGTCACTGGAGCAGCTCCACGATGCGGTTGCCGAGCTGGCGCTAGCCGAGCGGGAGACCGTCACCCTTTTCTATTTGCACGAGCTCAGCCTGCAGGAAGTAGCGGAGGTGCTGGAGATCCCGGTGGGGACGGTGAAATCCCGTCTGCACCGGGCTCGGACCCGCCTGCGCCGCGCCTTGCTGAGCGAAGGAGACCGATGA
- a CDS encoding pyridoxamine 5'-phosphate oxidase family protein, with product QRVAYLDLTGSGNETAAHLKENGRITFMFCSFGPKPLILRLYGRGRAVLPGAKEWDELVPHFEAFHGTRQIIVAEVELVQTSCGYGVPRMELLGDRKTLQGYLDAKNEEELKAYRQEKNARSLDGLPVPLRD from the coding sequence CCAGCGGGTGGCCTACCTCGACCTCACCGGCAGCGGCAACGAGACCGCCGCCCACCTGAAGGAAAACGGCCGGATCACCTTCATGTTCTGCTCCTTCGGTCCCAAACCCTTGATCCTGCGGCTCTACGGCCGGGGCCGCGCGGTGCTGCCGGGAGCGAAAGAGTGGGATGAGCTGGTGCCGCACTTCGAGGCCTTCCACGGCACTCGGCAGATCATCGTGGCGGAGGTGGAGCTGGTGCAGACCTCCTGCGGCTACGGCGTGCCGCGGATGGAGCTGCTGGGGGACCGCAAGACGCTGCAGGGCTATCTGGACGCCAAGAACGAGGAAGAGCTCAAAGCTTATCGGCAGGAGAAGAACGCCCGCAGCCTCGACGGGCTGCCGGTTCCCTTGAGAGATTGA
- a CDS encoding transmembrane transport protein: MMRPTDSATPTPTPTLESGSPRPSVAEMRRRLGEELSPVRRGLYALLLLADVLVAVVVASLWLTEPDLPLRTHVAFAAMLVVAVGWAVFFSHTLTRRKVLFARQRLTASWLALLACSAFTLGALALAVIYPEMRSAALTATALGGTLVVAAGLLLIRARQRWAELWQRREQLERQLAVS; encoded by the coding sequence ATGATGAGACCGACAGATTCTGCGACCCCCACTCCCACTCCCACTCTCGAGAGCGGCTCCCCCCGACCCTCCGTCGCCGAGATGCGCCGGCGTTTGGGGGAGGAGCTGTCGCCGGTTCGCCGCGGACTCTACGCGCTCCTGCTCCTCGCCGACGTCCTGGTGGCGGTGGTGGTGGCGTCGCTGTGGCTCACCGAGCCGGACCTGCCACTCCGCACTCATGTCGCCTTCGCCGCCATGCTCGTGGTAGCGGTGGGGTGGGCGGTGTTCTTCTCCCACACGCTGACCCGCCGCAAGGTGCTCTTCGCTCGCCAGCGCCTGACGGCTTCCTGGCTCGCCCTCCTCGCCTGTAGCGCCTTCACCCTGGGTGCCTTGGCGCTGGCGGTGATCTACCCCGAGATGCGTTCCGCGGCGTTGACGGCGACGGCCCTGGGGGGAACGCTGGTGGTCGCCGCGGGGCTCTTGCTGATCCGGGCGCGGCAGCGCTGGGCTGAATTGTGGCAGCGCCGGGAGCAGCTGGAGCGCCAGCTGGCGGTTTCCTAG